The window TTTTAAGGTTCAATTCTTCTAACAATCCATTGATAACAATGGCTTGTTGCTCGATAGACGGTAATGCCTTGCCAAAACTCGTATAACCATATCCAGGACGATCTACGGCATATAAATTTGCTCGTGAGGCCAGTTCTTCATCTAATAAAAAGGCTTGCCACGCAACTAAGGAGCTAGGCGCTCCATGAATAAAGATAATATTGTACGTGTTGCCATCTTTAGATACCTTTTGCGCTCGTACTTTAAAATTAAGACTATCCACTTGATGATAAACAAAACTGGTCTGGACATCGTTTTTTTGAAATGTCTGCAACATTTCTTTATCTGTTTTGCGGTATTGCAACACGGTACAAGAAGAAAAAAGTGTCATCACAAAAACAACAAAACAAGTTGTAAAAACTCGCATGGGTAGCTTTGATTGAGAACAAAAAATACTGATGTGTTGCGGTAAGGACATTAATTCAAATTTAAAATAGATTTCCAACTTTCATTGTCTAGAATATCTTCA is drawn from Nonlabens dokdonensis DSW-6 and contains these coding sequences:
- a CDS encoding alpha/beta fold hydrolase translates to MSLPQHISIFCSQSKLPMRVFTTCFVVFVMTLFSSCTVLQYRKTDKEMLQTFQKNDVQTSFVYHQVDSLNFKVRAQKVSKDGNTYNIIFIHGAPSSLVAWQAFLLDEELASRANLYAVDRPGYGYTSFGKALPSIEQQAIVINGLLEELNLKNMVVVGSSYGGPIAARIAVINKNVDGVIMISAAIDPSIEKDIWASRFTRWKLTRWIVPTGYRVAGDEKKVHAAELQKIEKDWPQVTVPIAHFHGDADDIVPVENLVYTDSAFAKARTKTFPDVGHELAWKNPEIMKDEILSFLKELSKSKE